Proteins co-encoded in one Gemmatimonadaceae bacterium genomic window:
- a CDS encoding YncE family protein: MPRLAPGIVVAELTLVVAALLPHATTPPPPMVSPVSAHAPSPSAAHAEQPRRAEPPTRDYLVYTVAESADQLALVRFGPKGITIERQQKVGMMPTEINGPHGISVSPDGQFYYISIAHGTPYGTFWKYRTSNDEAVARVTLGNFPATVQTTPDGALAFVVNFNLHGDMVPSSVSVVSTDEMVEIARIQTCTMPHGSRVNAAGTQQYSACMMDDMLVEIDTRALEVSRHFLVAKGKEMGMRGAPGTMSHNEHAGRPGATSHDSAMANAANVQCSPTWAQPGVDGRKIYVACNKSSEIVEVDAATWSMSRRWAAGDGVYNLAVSPDGKYLVATNKRGKSISVYDLASAREVARIPTFKGVVHGVVVSPDSRYAFVTEEGRGSEAGILEVFDLASLTSVATLELGQQAAGIDFFRMEPAR, encoded by the coding sequence ATGCCCCGACTCGCTCCTGGTATCGTCGTCGCCGAGTTGACGCTCGTGGTGGCGGCGTTGCTTCCGCACGCGACAACGCCGCCGCCGCCCATGGTGTCCCCGGTCTCGGCGCACGCACCGTCGCCTTCGGCAGCGCACGCCGAGCAGCCCAGGCGCGCCGAGCCGCCGACCAGGGACTACCTCGTCTACACGGTCGCCGAGTCGGCCGATCAACTCGCGCTCGTGCGCTTCGGGCCCAAGGGGATCACGATCGAACGGCAGCAGAAGGTCGGGATGATGCCGACCGAGATCAACGGCCCGCACGGGATCTCCGTCTCGCCCGACGGGCAGTTCTACTACATCAGCATTGCGCACGGGACGCCGTACGGGACGTTCTGGAAGTACCGCACGTCCAACGACGAGGCGGTCGCACGCGTGACGCTGGGGAACTTCCCCGCCACGGTGCAGACCACGCCCGACGGCGCGCTCGCCTTCGTGGTGAACTTCAACCTGCATGGCGACATGGTCCCGTCGTCGGTGAGCGTCGTCTCCACCGATGAGATGGTCGAGATCGCCCGCATCCAGACCTGCACGATGCCGCACGGTTCCCGCGTGAACGCCGCGGGGACGCAGCAGTACTCGGCGTGCATGATGGATGACATGCTGGTGGAGATCGACACGCGCGCGCTCGAGGTGTCGCGCCACTTCCTCGTCGCCAAGGGGAAGGAGATGGGGATGCGCGGGGCGCCGGGGACGATGTCGCATAACGAGCACGCGGGGCGCCCCGGCGCTACGTCGCACGACTCGGCGATGGCCAATGCCGCCAACGTGCAGTGCTCTCCCACGTGGGCGCAGCCCGGCGTCGACGGGCGCAAGATCTACGTGGCTTGCAACAAGTCGAGTGAGATCGTGGAGGTCGATGCCGCGACGTGGAGCATGTCGCGTCGCTGGGCGGCCGGGGATGGCGTGTACAACCTCGCCGTTTCACCCGACGGGAAGTACCTGGTCGCGACCAACAAGCGCGGCAAGTCGATCTCCGTGTACGACCTGGCGAGCGCCAGGGAGGTGGCGCGCATTCCCACCTTCAAGGGCGTCGTGCACGGCGTCGTTGTCTCCCCCGATTCCCGCTACGCTTTCGTGACGGAGGAAGGGCGGGGCTCGGAGGCGGGGATCCTCGAGGTCTTCGACCTCGCGTCGCTGACCAGTGTGGCGACGCTGGAACTCGGCCAGCAGGCGGCGGGGATAGATTTCTTCCGTATGGAGCCGGCGCGGTAG
- a CDS encoding Ig-like domain-containing protein codes for MTSVRQWVIAAAVALAACSGEDTPTEPNTPGPVAFVNIAAVSSSMVVGATQQMTAALYDKDGKAVTSSSVVWSATPTAVATISASGVLTGVTPGTVKVTATSGSQTSTADILVEANPCTTPITMTVGQVRTFTGGAPVSCITLAASSGASDYIVIATNTRPVQDDVLQYSVSLQQAAGVEALPSAVTLAALTSPAVQSQLDPRLVLEQQEALRVDGLHERLRGYERAWVGPVVPSVARTNAMPAEHTQAQRSVALSVQAVGDTITYRVPNLNTGKDICRDYITIKAVVRSLSSRATIVEDVTTPTNGFTSTDYNAIAAEFDNLIYPADTAWFGKPTDINSDGRVTILYTPEVNKLTAAGSAGFTAGFFFGSDLIKKAEYPTTNDCRNQTNEQEIFYVLSPDPLGTYNNVRTTATVRQGTRGVIAHEFQHMINQGVRQYNPAVEALETFWLNEGLSHLAEEFVGRALLGVGDFQRLTYAQVNPTPNSANDYNAFFRQNLVRFQRWMARPDTAAPISIQNRAQLAPRGASWALLRYVIDQYSNGSARTFTKALAAGPQTDVANLLARTPGVQFDQIIAGWLVANYADGVTINGLASKYGYSSWNMRDAMTGSNAGTFPLLVTPLPGTFSGQAMSSSGSYYRLTRTTNSPQVQVKVQAPGGSNLSHEYSTVVVLRGS; via the coding sequence GTGACGTCAGTGAGACAGTGGGTCATCGCCGCTGCGGTGGCGCTCGCCGCCTGCTCGGGAGAAGACACGCCGACGGAGCCCAACACCCCGGGTCCGGTCGCCTTCGTCAACATCGCCGCCGTGAGTTCGTCGATGGTGGTCGGGGCCACGCAGCAGATGACCGCGGCGTTGTACGACAAGGACGGGAAAGCGGTCACCTCGTCGTCGGTCGTGTGGAGCGCGACGCCCACCGCGGTCGCGACGATCTCGGCCAGCGGCGTGCTGACCGGGGTGACGCCGGGGACGGTGAAGGTGACGGCGACCTCCGGCTCGCAGACGTCGACCGCCGACATCCTGGTCGAGGCCAATCCCTGCACCACGCCCATCACGATGACGGTAGGGCAGGTGCGGACCTTCACCGGCGGCGCCCCGGTCTCATGCATCACGCTGGCCGCCTCCTCCGGCGCGAGCGACTACATCGTGATTGCCACCAACACGCGCCCCGTGCAGGACGACGTGTTGCAGTACAGCGTCTCGTTGCAGCAGGCGGCGGGGGTGGAGGCGCTCCCGTCGGCGGTTACGCTGGCCGCGCTCACGTCGCCCGCGGTGCAGTCGCAACTCGACCCGCGCCTCGTGCTCGAACAGCAGGAAGCGCTACGGGTGGACGGGCTGCACGAACGGCTGCGGGGCTACGAGCGCGCGTGGGTGGGGCCGGTGGTGCCGTCGGTGGCGCGGACCAACGCGATGCCGGCGGAGCACACGCAGGCGCAGCGCTCGGTGGCGCTCTCCGTACAGGCGGTGGGCGACACCATCACGTATCGCGTCCCCAACCTCAACACGGGGAAGGACATCTGTCGCGACTACATCACGATCAAGGCGGTCGTGCGGTCGCTCTCGTCGCGGGCCACGATCGTCGAGGACGTCACGACTCCCACGAACGGCTTCACGTCGACAGACTACAACGCGATTGCCGCCGAGTTCGACAACCTGATCTATCCGGCCGACACTGCGTGGTTCGGGAAGCCCACCGACATCAACAGCGATGGGCGCGTGACGATCCTCTACACGCCCGAAGTGAACAAGCTCACCGCGGCGGGGTCGGCGGGCTTCACGGCGGGCTTCTTCTTCGGATCGGACCTGATCAAGAAGGCGGAGTACCCCACCACGAACGACTGCCGCAACCAGACCAACGAGCAGGAGATCTTCTACGTCCTGAGCCCTGACCCGTTAGGCACGTACAACAACGTCCGCACGACGGCCACGGTGCGGCAGGGGACGCGCGGCGTCATCGCCCACGAGTTCCAGCACATGATCAACCAGGGGGTGCGCCAGTACAACCCGGCGGTCGAGGCGCTGGAGACCTTCTGGCTCAACGAGGGGCTGTCGCACCTGGCCGAGGAGTTCGTGGGGCGCGCCTTGTTAGGCGTGGGCGACTTCCAGCGCCTCACCTACGCCCAGGTCAACCCGACGCCGAACTCGGCGAACGACTACAACGCCTTTTTCCGCCAGAACCTAGTGCGCTTCCAGCGCTGGATGGCGCGCCCCGACACGGCGGCGCCCATCAGCATCCAGAACCGCGCGCAACTCGCCCCGCGCGGCGCCAGCTGGGCGTTGCTGCGCTACGTGATAGACCAGTACTCCAACGGCTCGGCGCGCACCTTCACCAAGGCGCTCGCCGCTGGCCCGCAGACCGACGTCGCCAACCTCCTCGCCCGCACCCCAGGCGTGCAGTTCGACCAGATCATCGCCGGCTGGCTCGTGGCCAACTACGCCGACGGTGTCACCATCAACGGCCTGGCGTCGAAGTACGGCTACTCCAGTTGGAACATGCGCGACGCCATGACCGGCTCCAACGCCGGGACCTTCCCGCTTCTCGTCACCCCGCTCCCGGGGACCTTCTCCGGGCAGGCGATGTCCAGCTCGGGCTCCTATTACCGCCTGACGAGAACTACCAACTCGCCCCAGGTGCAAGTGAAGGTGCAGGCGCCCGGCGGGTCGAACCTCAGCCATGAGTACTCGACGGTGGTCGTGCTTCGAGGAAGTTGA